The following DNA comes from Corynebacterium atrinae.
TGACGGGGAAGATTCTCCTACCCCGGAAGTCGAGGACGAGGCCGACGTCAACGTCGACTTCGATCCGGAGCTGGCTGAGGACGACGACACGGAAGTCACTCTCGACGAAGACGAGTTGGGCGACGAAGCCGAGACCGAGGAAGTAGCTGAGGACGAAGGCGCTTCTGTCTGGGACGAAGACGAGTCCGCTACGTTGCGCCAGGCCCGGAAGGACGCTGAGCTCACGGCGTCGGCTGACTCGGTGCGCGCTTACCTCAAGCAGATTGGCAAGGTCGCTCTCCTCAACGCCGAGCAAGAGGTCTCCCTGGCCAAGCGCATCGAGGCTGGCCTGTACGCCACTCATCGCATGGAGCAGATGGAAGCTGCTTTCGCCGGTGGGGACAAGGACGCCAAGCTGACCCCCGCCGTCAAGCGTGATTTGCGCGCCATCGCCCGCGACGGCCGCAAGGCCAAGAACCACCTGTTGGAGGCTAACCTCCGCCTCGTGGTCTCGCTAGCAAAGCGCTACACCGGCCGCGGCATGGCCTTTCTCGACCTTATCCAGGAGGGCAACCTGGGCCTGATCCGCGCGGTGGAGAAGTTCGACTACACCAAGGGATATAAGTTCTCTACTTACGCCACCTGGTGGATCCGCCAGGCCATCACCCGTGCGATGGCGGACCAAGCCCGCACGATTCGTATCCCGGTGCACATGGTCGAAGTCATCAACAAGCTTGGCCGTATCCAGCGTGAGCTGCTCCAGGATCTGGGCCGCGAACCCACCCCGGGCGAGTTGGCGAAGGAAATGGACATCACCGAGGAGAAGGTTCTCGAGATCCAGCAGTACGCTCGTGAGCCCATTTCCCTCGACCAGACCATCGGCGACGAAGGTGACTCCCAGCTCGGTGACTTCATCGAGGACTCTGAGGCAGTCGTCGCCGTCGATGCCGTCTCCTTCACTCTCCTGCAAGATCAGCTGCAGGATGTGCTGCAGACTCTCTCGGAGCGTGAAGCTGGTGTGGTCCGTCTGCGCTTTGGCCTGACCGACGGCATGCCACGCACCCTCGATGAGATCGGTCAGGTGTACGGGGTCACCCGGGAGCGTATCCGCCAGATCGAGTCCAAGACGATGTCGAAGCTGCGCCACCCGTCGCGTTCACAGGTGCTCCGCGACTACCTGGACTAGGCTATCTCTGCATAACGAAGCCGCCCTGGTTAGTGAACCAGGGCGGCTTCGTTGTGTTTGGAGCTAGGACGTGACTTGTGCCGGATAGTGCTGCGGCAGCCCGCTCTTGCCGTAGGCCAGTCGGCGGTGGAGGCGCTCGAAGGGGCCCTGCCAGCCGGCCAGTTCAAAGAGGTAGGCGACAATCACGGTGATGAACCAGATGAGGAACGCAATGCCCATCTGCTTCACAATGCCCACGTCGATCCCCCACCCAAGCATGAAGGGCTGGGTGAAGATGACAAAGAGGATGCTTTGGAAGAGGTAGCCACTCATGGAGCGCTTTCCCAGGGCAGTCACCGCAACGACCGGCGGCGGCAGCTTATACTGCTCGCCCTGGGCACGGGCGGCGTCGAGACGCTTTTGTAGTCCATGGGTGGCGAGCGTGATCGCAGCCAAGATGCCCGGGCCGGTGAGTAGCCCGAAACCAGAGTTCAACGTCATGAGGAAGGGCTCGAGGTTTTCCGGCAGAACGCCGATGGCGGCAAGACCCCAGGGCAGCCCGATGATCATGATGACCACGACGGTGACCAACATCCAGGCCCGCAAGGTGGAGAGGTGTTCTTCGACATTGGTTAGCACCCCGCGGCGGGCCCAGACAAATCCAATGAGGATGAGCGGGATGATCATGATCATGACCATTGGCAGCATCAGAGCCTGACCGAGGGCACCAACAAGATTAATGCGGACGAACGCCCCGATGCTGTCGCTGCGGACCAGGAAGGAGTAATCGAAGGCCATCGCATTCGGATACAGCAACATCGCGACCGAGGAACCGATGGTGAAGATGAGATAGACACCCATCATGCACCAAGCGATAACCATGAGGGTCCGGTCCTTGAGCCCAATCATCGCGGCGACGATCATGGCGCACACACCGTAGGCAAACATGA
Coding sequences within:
- a CDS encoding RNA polymerase sigma factor, producing MAAKESSSDKALTDGGEVSNQETTESAPVKKAARKVAKKAARKATKKTARKAAKKTTKKSAKKTAAKATTKAEVVDGVDGEDSPTPEVEDEADVNVDFDPELAEDDDTEVTLDEDELGDEAETEEVAEDEGASVWDEDESATLRQARKDAELTASADSVRAYLKQIGKVALLNAEQEVSLAKRIEAGLYATHRMEQMEAAFAGGDKDAKLTPAVKRDLRAIARDGRKAKNHLLEANLRLVVSLAKRYTGRGMAFLDLIQEGNLGLIRAVEKFDYTKGYKFSTYATWWIRQAITRAMADQARTIRIPVHMVEVINKLGRIQRELLQDLGREPTPGELAKEMDITEEKVLEIQQYAREPISLDQTIGDEGDSQLGDFIEDSEAVVAVDAVSFTLLQDQLQDVLQTLSEREAGVVRLRFGLTDGMPRTLDEIGQVYGVTRERIRQIESKTMSKLRHPSRSQVLRDYLD
- a CDS encoding DUF418 domain-containing protein encodes the protein MSTPAPNREVQIRYIAPDMARGIALLGIAMANIGTAWALTNSANYADYFGGIFGPGTVVDKAAVVFAAMFVHVRGMPMFATLLGFGVGLIAMSLWRRQFPLDKAKRVLWRRYGWLSLFGIVHMLLIFYGDVMFAYGVCAMIVAAMIGLKDRTLMVIAWCMMGVYLIFTIGSSVAMLLYPNAMAFDYSFLVRSDSIGAFVRINLVGALGQALMLPMVMIMIIPLILIGFVWARRGVLTNVEEHLSTLRAWMLVTVVVIMIIGLPWGLAAIGVLPENLEPFLMTLNSGFGLLTGPGILAAITLATHGLQKRLDAARAQGEQYKLPPPVVAVTALGKRSMSGYLFQSILFVIFTQPFMLGWGIDVGIVKQMGIAFLIWFITVIVAYLFELAGWQGPFERLHRRLAYGKSGLPQHYPAQVTS